Genomic DNA from Terriglobales bacterium:
GGGGTAGCGCCAGATGCGGTGGCGCACCGCGTCGGTGATGGCCGCCACCACCATGGTGGTCCAGGGCAGCAGCGCCAGCGCCAGGATGGGCAGGTAATACCAGAAGGGCTGGCGGTGGTGGAACAGGTCGCTGGCAAAGCGCTCCAGGTTGTGCTGCAGGAAGAAGACGCGCAGGAAGTTCGGATTGCGGATCTGCACCGAGATGTACCAGGGCAGGATGACGGCGCAGTACAAGGCGATCCCCGGCCACCAGGCCGTGCGCCAGATCATGCGCCAGTCACGATGCAGCAGGGCGTAGGCCGCGACGATCAGCACCGCCAGCCCGGGCGCCACCGGTCCCTTGGCCAGCGTCCCGATGCCGATGAAGAAGTAGAAATCGAAGAGCCAGACCTTGCTGCCGGTTTCCTGCCAGGCGTACCAGCCCAGCATGCCGATGGCGAAGGGCGCGGCCAGCTGCATGTCGGTGGAGGCGGCGCGCGCGAAGCCCACGATGGCGGCGCAGGAGGCGGTCATCAGGGCCGCGTCCAACTGCGCTCCCGGCCGGAAGCGCCGCATGTGGTAGTACACGATGGCGATCATGGCGGTGGCGAAGGTGGCCGAGGGCAGCCGCGCCGTCCAGTCGTGCACTCCGAAGGTCTCCATGGCGAACATGGCCCGCCAGTAGTAGAGCGCGGGCTTCTCCAGCCAGGGCTTGCCGTAGAGGTAGGGAGTGATCCAGTCGTGGCGCGCCAGCATCTCGCGCGCCACCTGGGCGTAGCGGGGCTCGTCGGCGCCCAGCAGCCCGAAGGCCCCCAGCCCGAAGTAGAAGAGGAAGGCGACGAAGGCCGCCACCGTCAGCACTTCCACGAGTTGTCGGCGGTTGTTCATGGGCTGGAGAGCGGCGGGCCGCGCCCGTCAGCGCGCCGCCGCGGTCCCGCGGGAGCGCAGCGCGCGCACCACTCCCATCACGCTGATGACCGTCCAGGTCACTTCCATGATAGCGAAGCCCACCTGCAG
This window encodes:
- a CDS encoding glycosyltransferase family 39 protein, with the translated sequence MNNRRQLVEVLTVAAFVAFLFYFGLGAFGLLGADEPRYAQVAREMLARHDWITPYLYGKPWLEKPALYYWRAMFAMETFGVHDWTARLPSATFATAMIAIVYYHMRRFRPGAQLDAALMTASCAAIVGFARAASTDMQLAAPFAIGMLGWYAWQETGSKVWLFDFYFFIGIGTLAKGPVAPGLAVLIVAAYALLHRDWRMIWRTAWWPGIALYCAVILPWYISVQIRNPNFLRVFFLQHNLERFASDLFHHRQPFWYYLPILALALLPWTTMVVAAITDAVRHRIWRYPNPRSEDGFPLFLILWGVIPVVFFSFSQSKLPGYILPAVPPWTILAADYLRREREADESPPVAFLVAHALLAAMFMGGVMLAPYIALRETRIPAAPLAVAIALAVITFLGIFLTIRRRGLAVLRFVTLVPVIVGVAFLLRVAAPRLDAALSSRPLAGQLATLDAGKSPVAVFRASRNVEYGLAFYRNHEVYRYERDEIPAEGHIVVAPEGSIDAIREQVPGRRVSFIGNFAPQHLDLYWVFPPGAESMHK